A single Kitasatospora kifunensis DNA region contains:
- a CDS encoding MFS transporter encodes MRRAVAGPGGGRGFTFLWLSQALSEAAYSTSLIVLPLLVLTITGSPSRAGIIGFVDAAAMLLAGLPAGAVADRYDRRRVLLCCEAVLVTLFGGLALLLWAGRASLPALVLLALVNGAATAVMLAASEAMVPTLVPEERLASAVAMNSARTYAGQLAGTSAGGFLLAVRNALPFLAGCAAHLASLVLLLFLRPQAPAGRAGQPDRSGPLDESGQTEQATVPAGGGRRELVEGIRWVRRHPFLRLSLCYATATNFFFGAIYFMVIASAKTSGMSPGLIGVMAGLLGVGGLLGALASPLLQRVLAGPRSIFVVLWLFAVLTAGIAVLPGSWTPGVLLGAIAFAAPTANAYLTTHQLLLTPDSHRGRVMSVAGIASGAGGAIAPLAGGTVLDLTGRFAGLLGCAAVMAAIALSAVLSPVMRKAPEPAREAEPGCRTPV; translated from the coding sequence ATGCGGCGCGCAGTGGCGGGACCGGGCGGCGGGCGCGGCTTCACCTTCCTGTGGCTGAGCCAGGCACTCAGCGAGGCCGCCTACAGCACCTCGCTGATCGTGCTGCCGCTCCTGGTCCTGACGATCACCGGCTCGCCCTCCCGGGCGGGGATCATCGGGTTCGTCGACGCGGCGGCGATGCTCCTGGCGGGCCTGCCCGCCGGGGCGGTCGCCGACCGCTACGACCGGCGGAGGGTGCTGCTGTGCTGCGAGGCGGTGCTGGTCACGCTCTTCGGCGGCCTGGCCCTGCTGCTCTGGGCCGGGCGGGCCTCGCTACCGGCGCTGGTGCTGCTGGCCCTGGTCAACGGGGCGGCCACGGCGGTGATGCTGGCGGCGAGCGAGGCGATGGTGCCGACCCTGGTACCCGAGGAGCGGCTCGCGAGCGCCGTGGCGATGAACTCGGCACGGACGTACGCCGGTCAGCTGGCCGGCACCTCGGCCGGCGGGTTCCTGTTGGCGGTCAGGAACGCCCTGCCGTTCCTGGCCGGCTGTGCGGCGCACCTGGCCTCCCTGGTCCTGCTGCTGTTCCTCAGGCCGCAGGCACCGGCCGGCCGGGCGGGCCAGCCAGATCGGTCAGGCCCGCTGGACGAATCAGGCCAGACGGAGCAGGCCACTGTGCCTGCGGGCGGCGGGCGGCGGGAGCTGGTCGAGGGGATCCGCTGGGTCCGCCGCCATCCGTTCCTGCGGCTGAGCCTGTGCTACGCGACCGCGACGAACTTCTTCTTCGGCGCGATCTACTTCATGGTCATCGCCTCGGCGAAGACCAGCGGGATGAGCCCCGGGCTGATCGGCGTGATGGCCGGACTGCTGGGTGTCGGGGGGCTGTTGGGCGCGCTGGCCTCGCCGCTGCTCCAGCGGGTGCTGGCCGGCCCGCGGTCGATCTTCGTCGTGCTGTGGCTGTTCGCCGTACTCACGGCCGGGATCGCGGTGCTGCCCGGCAGTTGGACGCCGGGCGTCCTGCTGGGCGCCATCGCCTTCGCGGCGCCCACCGCGAACGCGTACCTCACGACCCACCAGCTGCTGCTGACCCCGGACAGCCACCGTGGCCGGGTGATGAGCGTCGCGGGGATCGCCAGCGGGGCCGGCGGCGCGATCGCCCCGCTGGCGGGCGGCACGGTACTCGACCTCACCGGGCGCTTCGCCGGCCTGCTGGGCTGCGCGGCCGTGATGGCGGCGATCGCGCTGTCGGCGGTGCTCAGCCCGGTCATGCGCAAGGCCCCGGAGCCGGCCCGGGAGGCGGAGCCCGGCTGCCGGACCCCGGTCTGA
- a CDS encoding TauD/TfdA family dioxygenase — translation MARYVLSDEEKHRIARIADDFLAAHPAWAPLEQASEIRVEAERLPLGVRQFLVTSRAAEDAVIALANLPVDENLVPTPASWQVAEKEGAAIREELVLLLLASVLGDPFAWSNQQNGRLVHDVCPAKGQESSLTSASSQQQLTLHTEDVFHACRGDYVALMCLRNPDRVGTTVAMLESVDFPQPLREVLHQDRFRFFPDDSHTVVPQHSPERPAALEDRPHEVASVLFGPQDSPYLRIDADFTSPVAGDAQAEQAMNEAAQHLADAAERVVLSPGEAAFIDNYRVIHGRDTFTPRYDGTDRWLKRTSMVRDLRRTYVHTKSRSRLLA, via the coding sequence ATGGCCCGATACGTCCTGAGTGACGAAGAGAAGCACCGGATAGCGCGGATCGCCGACGACTTCCTCGCGGCCCACCCCGCCTGGGCGCCGCTGGAGCAGGCGAGCGAGATCCGCGTCGAGGCGGAGCGACTGCCCCTGGGCGTCCGGCAGTTCCTGGTGACCTCGCGCGCCGCGGAGGACGCGGTGATCGCGCTGGCGAACCTGCCGGTGGACGAGAACCTGGTGCCCACCCCGGCGAGTTGGCAGGTCGCGGAGAAGGAGGGCGCCGCGATCCGCGAGGAACTGGTGCTGCTGCTCCTCGCCTCGGTGCTCGGCGACCCGTTCGCCTGGTCGAACCAGCAGAACGGCCGACTGGTCCACGACGTGTGCCCGGCCAAGGGCCAGGAGTCCTCCCTGACCAGCGCGAGCAGCCAACAGCAGCTGACGCTGCACACGGAGGACGTGTTCCACGCCTGCCGGGGCGACTACGTGGCGCTGATGTGCCTGCGCAATCCGGACCGGGTGGGCACCACGGTGGCGATGCTGGAGTCGGTCGACTTCCCGCAGCCGCTGCGCGAGGTACTGCACCAGGACCGGTTCCGGTTCTTCCCGGACGACTCGCACACCGTGGTGCCGCAGCACAGCCCGGAGCGCCCCGCCGCACTGGAGGATCGCCCGCACGAGGTGGCGTCGGTGCTCTTCGGTCCCCAGGACTCGCCGTACCTGCGGATCGACGCGGACTTCACCAGCCCGGTGGCCGGGGACGCGCAGGCCGAGCAGGCCATGAACGAGGCCGCCCAGCACCTGGCCGACGCCGCCGAGCGCGTGGTGCTGAGCCCGGGTGAGGCCGCGTTCATCGACAACTACCGGGTGATCCACGGCAGGGACACCTTCACGCCCCGCTACGACGGCACGGACCGCTGGCTCAAGCGCACCAGCATGGTGCGCGACCTGCGCCGCACCTACGTGCACACGAAGTCGCGCTCGCGACTGCTCGCCTGA